In the genome of Desulfuromonas sp. DDH964, one region contains:
- the hemB gene encoding porphobilinogen synthase, whose protein sequence is MFFPEYRARRLRRNANLRRMVRETFLRVDDLIYPMFSAFGENIKKEIPSMPGIYQQSIEHIVAEAKEVHALGIPAVILFGIPEAKDPLGQDAYSESGIIQETIRAIKGAVPELTVITDVCMCEYTDHGHCGVIKAGDVDNDATLQLLAAEALSHARAGADIVAPSDMMDGRVAAIREILDANGFEQIPVMSYAVKYASAYYGPFRDAADSTPQFGDRRSYQMDPANRREAFREAALDVQECADFLMVKPALAYLDILRDIKERFDLPLVAYNVSGEYSMIKAAAEKGWIDHDRVMLETLLGMKRAGADLIITYHAKEAAKLLA, encoded by the coding sequence ATGTTCTTTCCCGAATACCGTGCCCGCCGCCTGCGCCGCAACGCCAACCTGCGCCGCATGGTCCGTGAAACCTTCCTGCGTGTCGACGACCTGATCTACCCGATGTTCTCCGCCTTCGGCGAGAACATCAAAAAGGAGATCCCGTCGATGCCCGGCATCTACCAGCAGTCGATCGAGCACATCGTCGCCGAGGCGAAGGAGGTGCACGCCCTCGGCATCCCGGCGGTGATCCTCTTCGGCATCCCCGAGGCGAAGGACCCCCTCGGCCAGGACGCCTACAGCGAGAGCGGCATCATCCAGGAGACGATCCGCGCCATCAAGGGAGCGGTGCCGGAGCTGACGGTGATCACCGACGTCTGCATGTGCGAGTATACCGACCACGGCCACTGCGGCGTGATCAAGGCGGGGGACGTCGACAACGACGCCACCCTGCAGCTCCTCGCCGCCGAGGCCCTCTCCCATGCCCGCGCCGGCGCCGACATCGTCGCCCCTTCCGACATGATGGACGGCCGGGTGGCGGCGATCCGCGAGATCCTCGACGCCAACGGCTTCGAGCAGATCCCGGTGATGAGTTACGCCGTCAAGTACGCCAGCGCCTACTACGGGCCGTTCCGCGACGCCGCCGACTCGACCCCCCAGTTCGGCGACCGCCGCTCCTACCAGATGGACCCGGCCAACCGCCGCGAGGCCTTCCGCGAGGCGGCCCTCGACGTCCAGGAGTGCGCCGACTTTCTGATGGTCAAGCCGGCCCTCGCCTACCTCGACATCCTGCGCGACATCAAGGAGCGTTTCGACCTGCCGCTGGTCGCCTACAACGTCTCCGGCGAGTACAGCATGATCAAGGCGGCGGCCGAAAAGGGGTGGATCGATCACGACCGGGTGATGCTGGAGACCCTGCTCGGCATGAAGCGCGCCGGCGCCGACCTGATCATCACCTATCACGCCAAGGAGGCGGCGAAGCTGCTCGCCTGA
- a CDS encoding transposase produces MARSLRIQFPDAIYHLTSRGNARGMVFENDSDRAKFLDVLAMVVEKYRWLCHAYCLMGNHYHLLIQTPEANLSRGMRQLNGNYTQVFNRRHGRCGHLFQGRYKAILVDKEAYLLNLCRYIVLNPVAARMVANPEAWPWSSYAATAGLAPFSSFLSVDWLLSQFSRNREAARQRYREFVANGVEQPSPWTELRGGTLLGRESFVAQFHPQLTEMQAIEEIPLPQRLAHRPALEQLLAPGPKDAKAKSTARTAHVEWSYPLKDIARFWGIHYSTVSRMISRSEEVMLHGKT; encoded by the coding sequence ATGGCCAGATCGCTTCGTATTCAATTTCCAGATGCCATTTATCACCTTACCTCGCGTGGAAATGCACGGGGTATGGTTTTCGAGAACGATTCCGACCGTGCCAAATTTCTTGATGTTCTGGCGATGGTTGTCGAAAAATATCGCTGGCTCTGCCATGCCTACTGCCTGATGGGCAACCATTACCACCTTCTGATCCAAACTCCTGAAGCCAACCTCTCCCGCGGCATGCGACAGCTCAACGGCAACTACACCCAGGTGTTCAATCGCCGCCACGGCCGTTGTGGTCATCTCTTCCAGGGACGTTACAAGGCGATCCTGGTCGACAAGGAAGCCTACCTGCTGAACCTCTGCCGCTACATCGTCCTCAACCCGGTTGCTGCACGCATGGTTGCGAATCCGGAGGCTTGGCCCTGGTCGAGTTACGCCGCCACGGCCGGCCTCGCTCCTTTTTCTTCATTCCTGAGCGTCGACTGGTTATTGTCTCAATTCTCCAGAAACCGGGAGGCTGCGCGGCAGCGTTACCGGGAGTTTGTCGCCAACGGGGTCGAACAACCCTCACCCTGGACGGAGCTGCGTGGCGGAACGCTACTCGGAAGAGAGTCATTCGTTGCCCAGTTCCACCCGCAATTGACCGAGATGCAAGCCATTGAGGAGATTCCACTACCACAGCGTCTTGCCCACCGCCCTGCACTGGAACAACTTTTAGCCCCCGGCCCGAAAGACGCTAAAGCGAAATCTACGGCCCGCACCGCCCATGTAGAGTGGAGCTATCCCCTGAAGGATATCGCCAGGTTCTGGGGCATCCATTACTCGACCGTCAGCCGGATGATCAGTAGAAGTGAGGAGGTAATGTTGCACGGAAAGACTTGA
- the hflK gene encoding FtsH protease activity modulator HflK produces MQDWQNRVNPDDLERKVTEIVDRFKGKRPPAKFFALAFVALLLAWGIFSSFYEVGTEETGVVLRFGHFTDFAEPGLHFKLPFGIETVTLVKSGRVLKEEFGFRTVSAGVRSSYNTQGFDEESLTLTGDLNVVDLEWIVQYQIADPFKFLYRIEDPRETIRDIAEAAVRTVVGNSNVSEVLTTERATLATMIEKDLQQTLNSYDIGVRIVTVKFQDVNPPEAVKAAFNEVNEAEQEKESMIFQAREQYNREVPKASGVAKSTILEAEGYALERLNQAKGEADRFLALLGEYKKAPKVTRQRLYLETMEKILPALDEVYVMDKNGAGALPLLPLRSEKTGGEK; encoded by the coding sequence ATGCAGGACTGGCAGAATCGGGTCAACCCCGACGACCTCGAACGCAAGGTCACCGAAATCGTCGATCGCTTCAAGGGGAAGCGGCCGCCCGCCAAGTTTTTTGCTCTCGCCTTTGTCGCCCTGCTGCTGGCCTGGGGCATCTTCAGCAGTTTTTACGAAGTCGGCACCGAGGAGACCGGGGTGGTGCTGCGCTTTGGCCACTTCACCGACTTCGCCGAACCGGGTCTGCACTTCAAGCTCCCCTTCGGCATCGAGACCGTCACCCTGGTCAAGAGCGGCCGGGTACTGAAAGAGGAGTTCGGCTTTCGCACCGTCAGCGCCGGAGTGCGCAGCTCCTACAATACCCAGGGGTTCGATGAGGAGTCGCTGACCCTGACCGGCGACCTCAACGTCGTCGACCTCGAATGGATCGTCCAGTACCAGATCGCCGATCCCTTCAAGTTCCTCTATCGCATCGAGGACCCGCGCGAAACGATCCGCGACATCGCCGAGGCGGCGGTGCGCACCGTGGTCGGCAATTCCAACGTCAGCGAAGTCCTCACCACCGAGCGGGCGACGCTCGCCACGATGATCGAGAAGGATCTGCAGCAGACCCTCAACAGCTACGACATCGGGGTGCGCATCGTCACCGTCAAGTTCCAGGACGTCAACCCGCCGGAGGCGGTCAAGGCGGCCTTCAACGAGGTCAACGAGGCCGAACAGGAGAAGGAGAGCATGATCTTCCAGGCCCGCGAGCAGTACAACCGCGAGGTCCCCAAGGCAAGCGGGGTGGCGAAGAGCACCATCCTCGAAGCCGAAGGCTATGCCCTCGAGCGCCTCAACCAGGCGAAAGGGGAGGCCGACCGCTTCCTCGCCCTGCTCGGCGAGTACAAGAAGGCGCCGAAGGTGACGCGCCAGCGCCTCTATCTCGAAACCATGGAGAAGATCCTCCCCGCCCTCGACGAGGTCTACGTCATGGACAAGAACGGCGCCGGTGCCCTGCCGCTGCTGCCGCTGCGCAGCGAGAAGACCGGGGGTGAAAAATGA
- a CDS encoding M16 family metallopeptidase, which produces MDEFFLDTLASGLRVVMVEMPHLHSAEVVCYVGVGSRYEEPRYSGISHFLEHMVFRGTAEFADSLELERAFETIGGAVNAATDAETTCYHSRVHPDQLERGLEIFASMLLRPRLEELEVERRIILEEANEDYNEQGEQVSPDNLTAALLWPDLPLGMPTIGTRASISAIDRGALVDYHRSYYTPANTVIAVTGRVRRSAVLAAVQRHFGAWQGGLAPVAAAGLATPDAGGAASVWVHDSDSQVGLQFAFRLPGRASEHAVALRLLRRVLSWGGTSRLMLHLRERLGLTYNVEANLALYDDCGVLAVDLSVAPENTVTAAREVLAVIEELCREPVPAEELARIVQGYLFDLDFSLDHTEDPAVRYGWGTLVGYRRTLADDRCELAAATSAELLRTAGELLVPGALKVAVVGPWKEKDRKAVERLLREFRR; this is translated from the coding sequence ATGGATGAATTCTTTCTCGACACCCTCGCCAGCGGCCTGCGGGTGGTGATGGTCGAAATGCCCCACCTGCACAGCGCCGAGGTCGTCTGCTACGTCGGCGTCGGCAGCCGCTACGAGGAGCCGCGCTACTCGGGCATCTCCCATTTTCTGGAGCACATGGTCTTTCGCGGCACCGCCGAGTTTGCCGACAGCCTCGAGCTGGAGCGGGCCTTCGAGACGATCGGCGGCGCCGTCAACGCCGCCACCGACGCCGAAACCACCTGCTACCACTCCCGCGTCCACCCCGACCAGCTCGAACGCGGTCTCGAGATCTTCGCCTCGATGCTGCTGCGCCCCCGCCTCGAAGAACTTGAGGTCGAGCGGCGCATCATCCTCGAAGAGGCGAACGAGGATTACAACGAGCAGGGGGAGCAGGTCAGCCCCGACAATCTCACCGCAGCGCTCCTCTGGCCCGACCTGCCGCTCGGGATGCCGACCATCGGCACCCGCGCGTCGATCAGCGCCATCGACCGGGGCGCCCTGGTCGACTACCACCGCAGCTACTACACGCCGGCCAACACCGTCATCGCCGTCACCGGCCGGGTGCGGCGCAGCGCCGTGCTGGCCGCGGTGCAGCGTCATTTCGGCGCCTGGCAGGGAGGGCTGGCCCCGGTGGCGGCGGCCGGCCTCGCCACCCCCGACGCCGGCGGCGCGGCGAGCGTCTGGGTTCACGACTCCGATTCCCAGGTCGGCCTGCAGTTCGCCTTTCGCCTCCCCGGCCGCGCCAGCGAGCACGCCGTCGCGCTGCGGCTGCTGCGCCGGGTCCTCTCCTGGGGCGGGACCTCGCGGCTGATGCTGCACCTGCGCGAACGGCTCGGGCTCACCTACAACGTCGAGGCCAACCTCGCCCTTTACGACGACTGCGGCGTCCTCGCCGTCGACCTCTCGGTCGCCCCGGAGAATACCGTCACCGCCGCCCGCGAAGTGCTGGCGGTGATTGAGGAGCTCTGCCGGGAACCGGTGCCGGCGGAGGAGCTGGCGCGGATCGTCCAAGGCTACCTTTTTGATCTCGACTTCTCCCTCGATCACACCGAGGACCCGGCGGTTCGCTACGGGTGGGGGACCCTGGTTGGCTACCGCCGCACCCTCGCCGACGATCGCTGCGAATTGGCGGCGGCGACCAGCGCGGAGCTGCTGCGCACAGCCGGGGAGCTGCTGGTCCCCGGGGCGCTCAAGGTGGCGGTGGTCGGCCCCTGGAAGGAGAAGGATCGCAAGGCGGTGGAACGGTTGCTGCGGGAGTTCCGGCGTTAG
- a CDS encoding DUF2270 domain-containing protein, with protein MSEPDPAANELSRSETITALAHYYRAEAARSLAWRERLDRTTNWAVGGTAAFLGFGFSHPEFNHTFFLFGLAIIYILLFVEARRFRFYDAYEYRVRLLHQHFIYGILNGRLEVQPGSFWLAELASDLRYPQYKMAITTALGRRLYANYVYLFAVLLTGWLVKIFIHPLPARSWQQFLDQAAVGPVSGWVIFALLLAFAGHLVWLILLARRRHGGGELFCRLDDRPPLPPDSLDES; from the coding sequence ATGAGCGAGCCCGATCCCGCCGCCAACGAACTCAGCCGCAGCGAGACGATCACCGCCCTGGCCCATTACTACCGGGCCGAGGCGGCGCGCAGTCTTGCCTGGCGCGAACGCCTCGACCGCACCACCAACTGGGCGGTCGGCGGGACCGCGGCCTTTCTCGGCTTCGGTTTTTCGCACCCGGAGTTCAACCACACCTTCTTCCTCTTCGGGCTGGCGATCATTTACATCCTGCTTTTCGTTGAGGCGCGCCGCTTCCGCTTCTACGACGCCTACGAATACCGGGTACGGCTGCTTCACCAGCATTTCATCTACGGCATCCTCAACGGCCGGCTTGAGGTGCAGCCCGGCTCCTTCTGGCTCGCCGAGCTTGCCTCGGACCTGCGCTACCCGCAGTACAAGATGGCGATTACCACCGCTCTCGGGCGGCGGCTCTACGCCAACTATGTTTACCTCTTCGCCGTGCTGCTGACCGGCTGGCTGGTCAAGATCTTCATCCACCCGCTGCCGGCCCGCTCCTGGCAGCAGTTTCTCGACCAGGCCGCCGTCGGCCCCGTGAGCGGCTGGGTGATCTTCGCCCTGCTCCTGGCTTTTGCCGGCCACCTGGTCTGGCTGATCCTGCTGGCGCGCCGGCGGCACGGCGGCGGCGAGCTCTTCTGCCGCCTCGACGACCGGCCGCCACTCCCCCCGGATTCCCTGGACGAATCCTGA
- a CDS encoding AsmA family protein: MAKPSKIILMTGGGLVGLLLLGAAALLLFVDVNTYKPRLERAASAALGMEVAIGGRLGLRFSPGLVVTLRELHLRQGGAEIVTAEEASLGIALLPLLQREVRVRSITVRHPRITLERNRTGQFNFTSAAAVQRKRPALELARLALKGATLVYADGLSGTELEARDCDLELHHLRLAAGGGGGPLQSVSFTAKLACKSFGDADLSATALGLAAAAKTGVIELQPVAMTLFGARGTGRLHADFTGESPHYSLDYQLPQFPIGEFFQTLGTAPVASGTMDFTAQLSLHGKSRQELRRSLAGEISLRGRNIILKNRDLDAELDRFESSQSFNLVDVGAFFIAGPLGVLVTKGYNFASLLTGAGGSSEIRTLVSDWQVEQGVAQARDAALATGEHRLALQGGLDFASERFVDLTVAMIDAKGCALVEQRITGSFQQPVVEKPNFFATLTGPAMQLIRQGLSLFPGGECEVFYSGSVAPPP, translated from the coding sequence ATGGCGAAACCAAGCAAAATAATCCTGATGACCGGCGGCGGACTGGTTGGCCTCCTGCTCCTTGGCGCCGCGGCGCTGCTCCTGTTTGTCGATGTCAACACCTACAAGCCCCGCCTGGAACGGGCCGCTTCGGCGGCCCTGGGGATGGAGGTCGCCATCGGCGGCCGCCTGGGGCTGCGCTTTTCCCCGGGGCTGGTTGTCACCTTGCGGGAGTTGCATCTTCGGCAGGGTGGGGCGGAGATCGTCACCGCCGAGGAGGCCAGCCTGGGCATCGCCCTGCTCCCCCTGCTGCAGCGGGAGGTCCGGGTCCGGTCGATCACGGTGCGTCACCCCAGGATCACCCTGGAGCGGAACCGGACCGGCCAGTTCAATTTCACGAGCGCGGCGGCGGTCCAGCGCAAACGGCCTGCTCTGGAGTTGGCGCGACTCGCCCTTAAGGGGGCTACCCTGGTTTACGCCGATGGACTATCCGGGACGGAGCTCGAAGCCCGCGACTGCGACCTCGAGCTGCATCATTTGCGGCTTGCCGCCGGGGGCGGGGGCGGTCCCTTGCAGTCCGTAAGCTTCACCGCGAAACTTGCCTGCAAGTCCTTCGGGGACGCCGACCTCTCCGCCACCGCCCTGGGGCTCGCGGCGGCGGCGAAAACGGGGGTCATCGAACTGCAGCCGGTCGCCATGACCCTGTTCGGCGCCCGGGGGACCGGTCGCCTCCACGCCGATTTTACCGGCGAGAGTCCCCACTACAGCCTCGATTACCAACTGCCGCAGTTTCCGATCGGCGAGTTCTTCCAGACCCTGGGGACCGCACCGGTCGCCAGCGGAACCATGGATTTCACCGCGCAATTGTCCCTGCACGGGAAGAGTCGCCAGGAATTGCGCCGGAGTCTGGCCGGAGAGATCTCCCTGCGCGGCAGGAATATCATTCTCAAGAACCGCGATCTCGATGCGGAACTCGATCGCTTCGAGTCGAGCCAGAGCTTCAACCTGGTCGATGTCGGCGCCTTTTTTATCGCCGGTCCCCTCGGCGTGCTGGTCACCAAAGGCTACAACTTTGCCAGCCTCCTTACCGGGGCGGGGGGGAGCAGCGAGATCCGGACCCTGGTCTCTGACTGGCAAGTCGAGCAGGGGGTGGCGCAGGCGCGGGACGCCGCCCTGGCGACCGGGGAGCACCGCCTCGCCCTGCAGGGCGGACTCGATTTCGCCAGCGAGCGCTTCGTCGACCTGACCGTGGCGATGATCGATGCTAAGGGGTGCGCCCTGGTGGAGCAGAGAATCACCGGCAGTTTTCAGCAGCCGGTGGTGGAAAAGCCGAACTTCTTCGCCACGCTGACCGGGCCGGCGATGCAGCTGATCAGGCAGGGGCTCTCTCTCTTTCCGGGGGGGGAGTGCGAGGTTTTCTATTCCGGTTCGGTGGCGCCGCCGCCATGA
- a CDS encoding chemotaxis protein CheB — translation MEKSPRPPKPKGGKTHSTAIGPTPHAAPPIVGIGASAGGLEALEQFLRQVPVQSGLAFVIVQHLDPTHKGIMPELLQRATAMPVVQVRDRMKVKPDSVYVIPPNKDMSILHGTLHLFAPAEPRGLRLPIDFFFRSLAEDQVERSIGVILSGMGSDGTLGLRAIKEKSGLTLVQEPATARFDSMPRSAIAAGLADLVAPVKELPGRILANLSHARGMTRSEPPLEEKEQSALEKVVILLRSRTGQDFSLYKKNTIFRRIARRMGIHQIDRIAGYVRFLQENPQEVELLFKELLIGVTGFFRDPAAWEKLRTVAIPGLLAKCPAGATLRAWSVGCSTGEEAYSLAMTFREALDPLPSGKRFKLQIFATDLDRDAIDRARIGCYPANIAADVSEERLQRFFVRDGDSYGVGKEIREMVTFATQNVIMDSPFTRLDLVICRNLLIYLTPELQKRLLPLFHYILKPDGILFLGSSESIGAFTELFAPLDAKARLFRRQESLLASARIAFPPAFVPALPGLTKEQRMPEPAANLQSLADQLLLQQFSPPAVLVNSQGDILYISGRTGKYLEPAAGKANWNIFAMAREGLRFDLNTAFQQALRQKEPVALKGLTVEAGDHAPTVDITVQTIERPVALRGMVMIVFSEVAPPASAKAAGRTRKKPAGHPRVLELEQEVRQLREELQSTREEMQSSEEELKSTNEELQSTNEELQSTNEELTTSREEMQSLNEELQTVNAEQQAKMDELAGINDDMRNLLNSTEIATIFLNKELEVRRYTTGANKLFKLIPGDVGRPLSDLASDFAHADLSATAREVLQTLIVAEKEVATTDGHWFQVRIMPYRTASDVIDGVVITLAEITAAKTLERELRDEIARLKGI, via the coding sequence ATGGAAAAATCACCGCGACCGCCCAAGCCCAAAGGGGGCAAGACCCATTCTACCGCAATCGGGCCCACGCCACACGCGGCGCCCCCGATCGTCGGCATCGGCGCTTCCGCCGGCGGCCTGGAAGCGCTGGAGCAGTTTTTGCGCCAGGTGCCGGTACAGTCCGGCCTCGCCTTCGTCATCGTTCAGCACCTCGACCCGACCCACAAGGGGATCATGCCGGAACTGCTGCAGCGGGCGACGGCGATGCCGGTGGTCCAGGTCCGCGACCGGATGAAGGTCAAACCCGACAGCGTTTACGTCATCCCGCCCAACAAGGACATGTCGATCCTGCACGGGACCCTGCATCTCTTCGCCCCGGCGGAGCCCCGCGGCCTGCGCCTCCCCATCGATTTCTTCTTCCGTTCCCTGGCCGAAGACCAGGTCGAGCGCAGCATCGGGGTCATCCTCTCCGGCATGGGCTCGGACGGCACCCTGGGGCTGCGGGCGATCAAGGAGAAGTCGGGGCTGACCCTGGTGCAGGAGCCGGCCACGGCCCGCTTCGATTCCATGCCGCGCAGCGCCATCGCCGCCGGGCTCGCCGACCTGGTCGCACCGGTGAAGGAATTGCCCGGCCGGATTCTGGCCAATCTCAGCCACGCCCGGGGCATGACCCGCTCCGAGCCGCCGCTGGAAGAAAAAGAGCAGAGCGCCCTGGAAAAGGTCGTCATCCTGCTGCGGTCCCGGACCGGCCAGGACTTTTCCCTCTACAAAAAGAACACCATCTTCCGCCGGATCGCGCGGCGGATGGGGATTCACCAGATCGACCGCATTGCCGGCTACGTCCGGTTTCTGCAGGAGAATCCCCAGGAGGTGGAACTGCTCTTCAAGGAACTGCTCATCGGCGTGACCGGTTTTTTTCGCGACCCGGCCGCCTGGGAGAAGTTGCGGACGGTCGCCATCCCCGGGCTGTTGGCGAAGTGCCCCGCCGGCGCAACGTTGCGGGCCTGGTCGGTCGGCTGCTCCACCGGCGAAGAAGCCTACTCCCTCGCCATGACCTTCCGGGAAGCCCTCGATCCCCTTCCCTCCGGCAAGCGTTTCAAGTTGCAGATCTTCGCCACCGACCTCGACCGGGACGCCATCGACCGGGCCCGTATCGGTTGCTACCCGGCCAATATCGCCGCCGACGTTTCCGAAGAGCGCCTGCAGCGGTTCTTTGTCCGGGACGGGGATAGTTACGGGGTCGGCAAGGAGATCCGGGAGATGGTGACCTTTGCCACCCAGAACGTCATCATGGATTCCCCCTTTACCCGCCTCGATCTGGTGATCTGCCGAAACCTGCTGATCTACCTGACCCCGGAATTGCAGAAAAGACTGCTGCCCCTCTTTCACTACATCCTGAAACCGGATGGCATTCTCTTTCTGGGGAGCTCGGAGAGCATCGGTGCCTTTACCGAACTCTTCGCGCCCCTCGATGCCAAGGCCCGGCTCTTCCGCCGCCAGGAATCCCTCCTGGCCAGCGCGAGGATCGCCTTCCCCCCCGCGTTCGTTCCCGCCCTGCCGGGCCTGACCAAGGAGCAAAGGATGCCCGAACCCGCCGCCAACCTCCAATCCCTTGCCGACCAGTTGCTGCTGCAGCAGTTTTCGCCGCCGGCGGTCCTGGTCAACAGCCAGGGCGATATCCTCTACATCAGCGGCCGCACCGGCAAGTATCTGGAGCCGGCGGCCGGCAAGGCGAACTGGAATATCTTCGCCATGGCCCGGGAAGGGCTGCGCTTTGACCTCAACACCGCCTTCCAGCAGGCCCTGCGGCAGAAGGAGCCGGTGGCCCTCAAGGGGCTCACGGTCGAGGCGGGCGACCACGCCCCGACCGTGGACATCACGGTCCAGACCATCGAGCGACCGGTGGCGCTGCGCGGTATGGTGATGATCGTTTTCAGCGAAGTAGCCCCGCCGGCGAGCGCCAAAGCGGCTGGCCGCACCCGGAAGAAGCCGGCTGGCCATCCCCGCGTCCTCGAACTGGAGCAGGAGGTCCGGCAGCTGCGCGAGGAACTGCAGTCGACCCGTGAAGAGATGCAGTCTTCCGAGGAGGAGCTCAAGTCGACCAACGAGGAGCTGCAGTCGACCAACGAGGAGCTGCAGTCGACCAACGAGGAGCTGACCACCTCGCGGGAGGAGATGCAGTCCCTCAACGAGGAGCTGCAGACGGTCAACGCCGAGCAGCAGGCAAAGATGGACGAGCTGGCGGGCATCAACGACGACATGCGCAACCTCCTCAACAGCACCGAGATTGCCACCATCTTTCTCAACAAGGAGCTGGAGGTGCGGCGCTACACCACCGGCGCCAACAAGCTGTTCAAGCTGATCCCGGGGGACGTTGGCCGCCCCCTCTCCGACCTCGCCAGCGACTTCGCCCATGCCGATCTGTCCGCCACTGCCCGGGAAGTGCTGCAGACCCTGATTGTCGCCGAAAAAGAGGTGGCCACCACCGATGGCCACTGGTTTCAGGTGCGCATCATGCCGTACCGCACCGCCAGCGACGTTATCGACGGGGTGGTGATCACCCTGGCCGAGATTACCGCGGCCAAGACGCTGGAGCGTGAACTGCGCGACGAGATAGCCCGACTGAAGGGAATTTGA
- the hflC gene encoding protease modulator HflC: MKKILIPIVLFLALVLARNSLFIVPEGSQAIVTQFGKPVGGVQLAGLHFKTPLIQEVRRFDRRILKWDGDPNQIPTRDKRYIWVDTTARWRITDPLLFYTTVATEQGAMSRLDDILDSVVRDAVSSHLLVELVRGGNYQAPGTGEEVIELEGEVIPVENLAGREQILDSILAEARKSTPEYGIELIDVRIKRINYVEQVRKRVYERMVSERKKVASQFRSEGEGEKANILGQMQKELKRIQSDAYRESVQIRGRADAEAAGIYAAAYSRDPEFYSFMRTLEAYRKAVGSNSRLVISTDSDFYHFLQQSRE; this comes from the coding sequence ATGAAAAAGATCCTGATCCCTATCGTCCTCTTTCTCGCCCTGGTTCTCGCCCGCAACAGCCTTTTCATCGTCCCCGAGGGGTCGCAGGCGATCGTCACCCAGTTCGGCAAACCGGTCGGCGGCGTCCAGCTCGCCGGGCTCCACTTCAAGACCCCGCTGATCCAGGAAGTGCGCCGCTTCGACCGCCGCATCCTCAAGTGGGACGGTGACCCCAACCAGATTCCGACCCGCGACAAGCGCTATATCTGGGTTGACACCACCGCCCGCTGGCGGATCACCGACCCGCTCCTCTTCTACACCACCGTCGCCACCGAGCAGGGGGCGATGAGCCGCCTCGACGACATCCTCGACTCGGTGGTTCGTGACGCCGTCTCCAGCCACCTGCTGGTGGAGCTGGTGCGCGGCGGCAACTACCAGGCGCCCGGAACCGGGGAAGAGGTGATCGAGCTGGAGGGAGAGGTGATCCCGGTCGAAAACCTCGCCGGCCGCGAACAGATCCTCGACAGCATCCTCGCCGAGGCGCGCAAGAGCACCCCCGAGTACGGCATCGAGCTGATCGACGTGCGCATCAAGCGCATCAACTACGTCGAGCAGGTGCGCAAGCGGGTCTACGAGCGGATGGTCTCGGAGCGCAAGAAGGTCGCCTCCCAGTTCCGCTCGGAAGGGGAAGGGGAGAAGGCCAACATCCTCGGCCAGATGCAGAAGGAGCTCAAGCGCATCCAGTCCGACGCCTATCGCGAATCGGTGCAGATCCGCGGCCGCGCCGATGCCGAGGCCGCCGGGATCTACGCCGCGGCCTACAGCCGCGACCCTGAGTTCTACAGCTTTATGCGCACCCTCGAAGCGTACCGCAAGGCGGTCGGCAGCAACTCGCGGCTGGTGATTTCTACCGACTCCGACTTCTACCACTTCCTGCAGCAGTCCCGGGAGTAG
- a CDS encoding bacteriohemerythrin yields MAFFDWNPELETRFPVVDEQHRFLVGLVNEFYDALHSGQAREMVGGVLGRLAEYAGSHFACEERLMVETSYPGFAAHKREHEALTSQVVKLLEEFHRTDQALSVKVGFFLRDWLMNHILKTDKAMGAYLATHHQLSA; encoded by the coding sequence ATGGCATTCTTCGATTGGAATCCGGAACTCGAGACCCGTTTCCCTGTCGTCGATGAACAGCACCGTTTCCTCGTCGGACTGGTAAACGAATTTTACGATGCCCTCCATTCCGGTCAGGCGCGGGAAATGGTCGGCGGGGTGCTCGGCCGTCTTGCGGAATATGCAGGAAGCCACTTCGCCTGCGAGGAACGACTGATGGTGGAAACATCCTACCCTGGTTTTGCGGCGCACAAAAGAGAGCATGAAGCTCTGACCTCACAGGTGGTGAAGCTTCTGGAGGAATTTCACCGTACCGATCAGGCGCTCTCCGTCAAAGTCGGGTTCTTTCTTCGTGACTGGCTGATGAATCATATCCTGAAAACCGACAAGGCGATGGGAGCCTATCTGGCCACCCACCACCAGCTCAGCGCCTGA